The Puniceicoccaceae bacterium genomic sequence GTCTTTCGACGGCCTGAAGCTGGAACGGCATGTGCAGGCTTCTCTCCAAACGAGGCTCAGTTGCCTGTCCAGTTTTCTGTAACAACTCAAAGCTTTAGAAGTTCTTCCTTCCGCATCAGTGCTTCCTTGGACTCGATGAGAAGCTCCGGGATGATTGACTCGCGACAGCCGAGCATTTCCAAAACCGCTGCATTTATCTCAAACGCCCATGCCGCCGTTCCGGGTGCGCCACCAATGCTCGCGCAAATCCAGCGACTGAGGTGCAGCATTGCTGCAACCTTGAGCTGTGTTCTTGCCTTTAAGGGTTCGAACTGAAATGCGATGGGTTCCACGATGTCATCCGGAAAATTCCAGTTCTGCATCAAGGCCGCTCCGATCTGGGCATGGTCAAATCCAAAGAGCCGACATTCCGCCTGCTGCAGCGTCATTCCATCCTTTTCGATAATCGAAAAGACCTCATGGTAGCGCGTTTCATACACTTCATCGATTACGGACTTTCCAATGTCGTGCAACAGTCCGACAGTGTAGGTAGTTGCCGGATCGCCAACATTCAAGCGTCGGGTCAGCATCTCCATCACAATACCAGTCGCTACAGAGTTGAACCATCGATCAGATGAGTCGATCTGATAGGACAGCATCCCCCGACCCACAAATGCCTTTGCATAGATGTTGGTCACAATGCGGTAAATCTCCCGATACCCGAGTCGTGCCATCGCTTCGTCAATGTCAGTGATGTCACCTTTCCCTCCATAGAGCGCTGAGTTGCTGACACTGAGGATTTTGGCCACCAATCCCGCATCGAGCTGCAACAGCTCCACGATATCCTCTCGCGAGCTGTTCACGTCATTCAAGGCGCGCAGCAGCAGAGGCATGACTCTCGGTGCGGGAGGCAAACTCTTTAAATTAGCAACAACATCCTGCACATTCATGAGAAGGAAACCTCCTGTTTTTCGTTAGGCAATGCAATCTGCAGCAGGCAATTCCCAGTGTTGAGATGAAGCGACCGGTTGCTGAATCCACCCAGAAATTGATGCGCCGGGATCACACCATGCTCACTCAGTTTCGCAAGCACAGCCTCCGCATTCTGCTGACCGATCTTGAACGTGTCCCCCGAAGCCATCACAGAAGCCCCACCTGCGATCACACAATGACTTTGCTCCAAGTCAGCCCCCATGCTGCTCAACATCGACAAGAATTTGGTAACACCAGTATCCGCAAATAAATAAGGTTGGACCTTGGCTTTCTGTACTGCAACGGACGAGGACGGCAGCATCACATGCAGAATTCCTCCCACTTTGTGCACCGGATCGCACATCACCACACCCACACAGGAACCCAATCCGAATGTACTCAGCGTCACATCGCTCTCTGCAGCAATTGCCATGTCACCGACACCCACCACAATGCTGCGGGTTGTGTTTTTGGCTGCGCTTGATCCAAATCCAACCATTTCGGCGGCAGCCTAACATAAAACTCCACCTAATACCGCTCAAAAATGACAATGAGCTACGCTCAGGAATTTTTCCGGAAGGATGCCCACTCCGCAGGCTCCGAGTGCTGCTCCAGCCACTGTTCCAACGCCTGCGGACTGACAAAGGCCACGCGCGATCCATTCTCAACCCACTCCAGCAGCTCTGCTTCATTATCCGATTCCGCATCTCGGATCTGGAAAATTCGCGGCATCAGTTCAAGTTCGCTTGACGCAAGATCTCCCACCACCAGATAGGGAGTGCCTTCGATACGGGTCAAAAATCCCGGAACCATGCGCTCTTCCAGAGAAACCAACACAGTGTTGTCCGCAATAGGAAGTGCCTGTATCTTCAATACCTGAGCTGCACTCGTGCCAGTCCACGTACCCAACACCTGATCACGCAGGTTGGAATCGCCCTGCAGCCATGCTTCCACATCCATGACTTCTGCCGTTGTCACGGTATCCGCCCCATTCTCAGCACGCAGAAATCCAGCCATGACAAAAATGCACAAGCCTCCCAACAGGAAGGGTTTGCGAAACAAAAGGCACTGGCGAATCAAAGACTGCATCATCATCGTATGTCTAATACTCGTCAAAATTTACGATTTCTTTAATCGAACGCAAGGCTTCATAAACCGTGATGCCCACACTGGTTGACAAATTGAGCGAGCGCAGTCCCTGCACAAGCTGTGGAATCTTTACCACGTGCTGAGTACCGACCGCTTCATGCACATGCGCGGGACAGCCCTGTCCTTCATTACCAAACAACAGATAGTCTCCCGGTCGAAAGGGTGCCGACCAGTGACTCTGCTTCCCACGCGTGCTCAGGAGCCAAAGCGAGGCTTCAGGTTCCTTGTGCGCCAGAAAACTTTGCCAATCAGCATGTTCGACCTTGTCCAGCGAATCCCAGTAATCCATGCCGCTGCGACGGATGTGTTTTTCACTCAATGCAAAACCCAGGGGATGAATGAGGTGAAGGCGCAAGCCTGTGTACGCGCACAAACGCCCAATGTTTCCCGTGTTTTGAGGGATTTCCGGCTGAAAGAGCACCACATGCAGCAGTGGTTTGGGTGGGAGCTTATCCGGCATGGTCGGAGCCTTTGTCATAAATTTGTGTTGCCCAGTTTCGGAGCGGCAATGAAAACTGATGAAATCCGCGATTCCATCGATCGGATTCGCGCACGACAACCATGAAAATCGGGATTGCCCAGATCAACACCATCGTTGGAGACCTCAGCGGAAACCGCACCCGCATGCTCGAGGCCTATCGCCACCTGATCGATCAGGGTGCGGAATGCATCGTTTTCCCGGAACTGACGGTCAGTGGCTACCCTCCCCTCGATCTGTTATTCAAACCCAGCTTTGTGAGTCAGTGTGTTGCCACCGCCACATCCATCGCGGAGCAGTCGACCATCCCGCTCATTTTTGGCTGTCCGGTCCCCAATCCCTCCCAGGTCGGAAAACCTCTGTTCAACGGCGCATACGTCTGTGCAGACGGAAAGGTGCTTCACATTGCGCACAAGCGCCTGCTCCCGACTTACGATGTCTTTGATGAAAAACGCTATTTTGAACCCGGAAAAACCCCTGAGATTATCGAGCTCGCGGGCAAGCGCATTGCACTGACCATCTGTGAGGACATCTGGGTCGATTCCGAAAATCAAAATCGCTACGATGTCGATCCTGTTCAGGAGTTACTGCCTCACCAACCCGACTTGCTGATCAACCTCTCAGGCAGTCCCTGGCATGTTCGAAAGACCGGATTTCGCCTGCGCTTTCTTGCCAATGCGGCGCGTTTGCTCGGTTGTCCTGCCGTTTATTGCAACCTCATCGGTGGTAATGATGAACTCATCTTCGACGGCGCAAGCAAGGTGGTGTGCGCAGAGGGCCTTTGCCGCCAGCACTTGCGTCAGTTCGAAACCGACGCTGCAGTGGTGGATCTCGATGCACTCTCATCCCTTCCCCCTCTCGATTCTCCTGAAAATGATCTGGACTGCATTTACAGGGCCTTGGTGCTCGGCGTGCGCGACTATGCGCACAAAACCGGATTTCGAAAGGCGGTTATCGGCCTGAGCGGTGGAATCGACTCCGCTGTCACCGCAGCCATCGCTGCGGATGCACTCGGCCCGGAAAATGTGACCGGAATCAGTCTGCCTTCGCAAATTTCCAGTCAACACAGTCAGGATGACGCCCGGGATCTCGCCCAAAATCTCGGCATTGCGTTTCACACCATCCCCATCGCGAATGTCGTCAGCGCGGTAGAATCGACTCTGGAACCTCTCTTTCGAGACACCCGGCGCGATGTCACCGAAGAAAACATTCAGGCCCGCAGTCGTGGTATCCTGCTCATGGCACTGTCCAACAAATTCGGCTCCCTGCTGCTCACAACAGGTAACAAGAGCGAAATGGCCGTTGGCTACTGCACTCTCTACGGTGACATGGCGGGTGGACTTGCCGTGCTCTCCGATGTGCTCAAGACCGTGGTGTTCGACCTCGCACACTACCTCAATCGAGACGGCGTCCGCATTCCGGAGTCCACCCTCACCAAACCACCGTCCGCCGAGCTGCGTCCCGATCAGAAAGACGAGGACTCCCTGCCTCCCTATCCCTTGCTCGACGCCATCCTGCAGCTCTACATTGAGCAGGGTCTCACCCGCACGGATATCATCGCCCAGGGGCACGACGCCGAGCTGGTCAATGAGATCGCGCGCAAGGTCGATCTCAACGAATACAAGCGCAAACAGGCACCTCCCGGACTTAAGATCACGCGCCTTGCCTTTGGCATTGGTCGCCGCATTCCGATTGTGCAGGGTTTCGTCGGCTGACTGATCTCCCACAACCCCATTCACAAGCGTTTTCACCATCCTGCTTCACCATGTCACATCCCACATCCGCTTCCCTTTTTTCCCGCGCCCTCGCCCGTATCCCCGGCGGGGTCAACTCTCCCGTTCGCGCGTTTGGCTCCATCGGCGGCGAACCCTTCTTCACTGAGCGCGCTCAAGGCTGCACCCTGACGACCACCGAAGGTGTGGAGCTGATTGATTTTGTGGGCACCTGGGGACCCGCAATCCACGGTCACAATCACCCGCGCATCCGCGAAGCCGTACAGGTTGCGCTCCACAAGGGGACCAGTTTTGGCACTCCCAACTGCTACGAGGTTCCCATGGCGGAACTCATCTGTGATGTCGTGCCATCTGTGGAAAAGGTACGCATGGTCAACAGTGGAACCGAAGCCACCATGTCCTGCATTCGCCTGGCACGTGGCTTCACCGGACGCGATAAAATCATTAAATTTGAGGGCTGCTACCACGGGCACAGTGACGCGCTGCTCGTCAAGGCCGGTTCTGGCGCACTCACTCACGGCAATCCTGACAGTGCGGGCGTCACACGAGGAGCAGCACAAGATACCCTGCTCTTACCGTTCAACGATCTGGAGAAGCTGGAATCGGTTTTCAGGCAGGCAGGATCGGAAATCGCTGCCATCATCGTGGAACCTTTCCCCGCAAACATGGGTCTGGTTCTGCCCGACCCCGGGTATTTGGAGGCTCTGCGTGCACTGACTCAGCAGTATGGCACACTGCTCATTTTCGATGAAGTGATGACCGGATTTCGCATCGCACTGGGCGGTGTACAGGAATACCTTGGCATCACTCCCGACCTTACGGCAATGGGAAAAATCATTGGAGGTGGATTGCCTGTAGGGGCCTTCGGAGGGCGTGCCGATATCATGGATTTCCTGGCACCCCAGGGTCCCGTGTATCAGGCAGGAACTCTCAGCGGCAACCCAATGGCACTCGCAGCGGGCATCGAGGCTGTTCGCATGCTAAAGGAGTCCAATCCGTATGCCGACCTTGACCGTCAATCCCGCATTCTCGCGCTTGCGATGGAGAACGCCTTTGAACAAAAGGGCATTCCGGTGCAGATCCCCCAGGTGGGTTCCATGCTTTCCGTCTTTTTCTGCGAATCACGCGTGCGTGACTACGACGATGTGCTTCGCTCTGAGAAATCACACTTCACCCGACTGTTTCACGCCTGTCTGCAGCGCGGACTCTTCCTCGCGCCGTCCCCGTTCGAAACCTGGTTTGTCAGCACCGCGCACGATACTGCTGCCATCGAACGCTCCTGCGATATTCTCACCCAGGCCATTGCATCGCTCTAGGTAACCAGCGACCCATCCTGCATTTCACCCACGACCCTTTTTCCACAGCCATGAGCGATCCCAAACCCAAGACCCTTTACACCCTCAAACTCGATAATGCGCAGATGGACAAGCTCCAGGCCTATCTCGACCATCACCTCTGGGCCTACTATGAAGTCGATCACGCCCGCTTTGCCTTCAAGGGCGACAAGGTCAACATCGTCGCATACCAAAGTGGAAAGCTGGTGATTCAGGGGAAAAAAACGGAGGACTTCGTCACCCATGTGCTCGAACCCGAGATCACCAAGGATCCCCGTCTCGGTTACGATGAGGTTCACCATCCCGAGTGGTTTGAATCCCATGCGGGCATGGATGAGAGTGGAAAGGGCGATCTGTTCGGCCCCGTCGTTGTGGCCACCGTGATCGCAGACCGTCCCATGATCGAAGCCTGGATCGAAGCAGGCATCCGGGACAGCAAAAGTGTCAGCAGCGACGCCCGCATCCT encodes the following:
- a CDS encoding HDOD domain-containing protein, whose protein sequence is MNVQDVVANLKSLPPAPRVMPLLLRALNDVNSSREDIVELLQLDAGLVAKILSVSNSALYGGKGDITDIDEAMARLGYREIYRIVTNIYAKAFVGRGMLSYQIDSSDRWFNSVATGIVMEMLTRRLNVGDPATTYTVGLLHDIGKSVIDEVYETRYHEVFSIIEKDGMTLQQAECRLFGFDHAQIGAALMQNWNFPDDIVEPIAFQFEPLKARTQLKVAAMLHLSRWICASIGGAPGTAAWAFEINAAVLEMLGCRESIIPELLIESKEALMRKEELLKL
- a CDS encoding chemotaxis protein CheD yields the protein MVGFGSSAAKNTTRSIVVGVGDMAIAAESDVTLSTFGLGSCVGVVMCDPVHKVGGILHVMLPSSSVAVQKAKVQPYLFADTGVTKFLSMLSSMGADLEQSHCVIAGGASVMASGDTFKIGQQNAEAVLAKLSEHGVIPAHQFLGGFSNRSLHLNTGNCLLQIALPNEKQEVSFS
- a CDS encoding tRNA (cytidine(34)-2'-O)-methyltransferase, with translation MPDKLPPKPLLHVVLFQPEIPQNTGNIGRLCAYTGLRLHLIHPLGFALSEKHIRRSGMDYWDSLDKVEHADWQSFLAHKEPEASLWLLSTRGKQSHWSAPFRPGDYLLFGNEGQGCPAHVHEAVGTQHVVKIPQLVQGLRSLNLSTSVGITVYEALRSIKEIVNFDEY
- a CDS encoding NAD+ synthase, with the protein product MKIGIAQINTIVGDLSGNRTRMLEAYRHLIDQGAECIVFPELTVSGYPPLDLLFKPSFVSQCVATATSIAEQSTIPLIFGCPVPNPSQVGKPLFNGAYVCADGKVLHIAHKRLLPTYDVFDEKRYFEPGKTPEIIELAGKRIALTICEDIWVDSENQNRYDVDPVQELLPHQPDLLINLSGSPWHVRKTGFRLRFLANAARLLGCPAVYCNLIGGNDELIFDGASKVVCAEGLCRQHLRQFETDAAVVDLDALSSLPPLDSPENDLDCIYRALVLGVRDYAHKTGFRKAVIGLSGGIDSAVTAAIAADALGPENVTGISLPSQISSQHSQDDARDLAQNLGIAFHTIPIANVVSAVESTLEPLFRDTRRDVTEENIQARSRGILLMALSNKFGSLLLTTGNKSEMAVGYCTLYGDMAGGLAVLSDVLKTVVFDLAHYLNRDGVRIPESTLTKPPSAELRPDQKDEDSLPPYPLLDAILQLYIEQGLTRTDIIAQGHDAELVNEIARKVDLNEYKRKQAPPGLKITRLAFGIGRRIPIVQGFVG
- the hemL gene encoding glutamate-1-semialdehyde 2,1-aminomutase → MSHPTSASLFSRALARIPGGVNSPVRAFGSIGGEPFFTERAQGCTLTTTEGVELIDFVGTWGPAIHGHNHPRIREAVQVALHKGTSFGTPNCYEVPMAELICDVVPSVEKVRMVNSGTEATMSCIRLARGFTGRDKIIKFEGCYHGHSDALLVKAGSGALTHGNPDSAGVTRGAAQDTLLLPFNDLEKLESVFRQAGSEIAAIIVEPFPANMGLVLPDPGYLEALRALTQQYGTLLIFDEVMTGFRIALGGVQEYLGITPDLTAMGKIIGGGLPVGAFGGRADIMDFLAPQGPVYQAGTLSGNPMALAAGIEAVRMLKESNPYADLDRQSRILALAMENAFEQKGIPVQIPQVGSMLSVFFCESRVRDYDDVLRSEKSHFTRLFHACLQRGLFLAPSPFETWFVSTAHDTAAIERSCDILTQAIASL